One genomic segment of Caldimonas brevitalea includes these proteins:
- a CDS encoding alpha/beta hydrolase, giving the protein MRVHRVVERLEALVAHTAMRLPASLLSRLAGEPVVVDGQALNPQVQLMLKLRTLGGKKPWSELSVDKARRQFEGEGNMLAPRPSQPVSSSDLQLDTATGPMRVRRYRPATLSGSAPAPTLVYYHGGGFVLGSLDSYDGVCRCLAAAAPVQVLSVDYRLAPEHRFPAAVDDSVAALRAIAEQAAALGVDPQRLAVGGDSAGANLATVVALDTRGDAVRPSFQLLCYPVVDNQMHSPSILRYAQGFFLERPSMDWCIDHYAPRAQRGDNRMSPLHDDLRGSPPAFIQIAGFDPLRDEGEAYAAKLQQSGTPATLRCYPGLIHGFLNLAGGVDEAREAFEEAVEALRVGLSAAAFAASTPAPSDVRAVASSRR; this is encoded by the coding sequence ATGCGGGTGCACCGCGTTGTAGAGAGGCTCGAGGCGCTGGTGGCGCACACGGCCATGCGCTTGCCGGCGTCGCTGCTGTCGCGCCTGGCCGGCGAACCGGTGGTGGTGGACGGGCAGGCGCTCAACCCCCAGGTGCAGCTGATGTTGAAGCTGCGCACGCTGGGGGGCAAGAAGCCGTGGAGCGAGTTGTCGGTGGACAAGGCCCGGCGGCAATTCGAAGGCGAGGGCAACATGCTGGCACCGCGGCCTTCGCAGCCGGTGTCGTCATCCGATCTGCAGCTCGACACGGCGACCGGGCCGATGCGGGTGCGGCGGTACCGCCCGGCGACCTTGTCCGGGTCGGCACCCGCCCCGACGCTGGTGTACTACCACGGCGGCGGTTTTGTGCTGGGCTCGCTCGACTCTTATGACGGTGTGTGCCGATGCCTGGCCGCGGCAGCGCCGGTGCAGGTGCTCTCGGTGGACTACCGGCTGGCGCCTGAACATCGTTTTCCGGCGGCCGTCGACGATTCGGTGGCCGCGCTGCGCGCCATTGCCGAGCAGGCGGCGGCACTGGGCGTCGATCCGCAGCGCCTGGCCGTCGGCGGCGACAGTGCCGGGGCCAACCTTGCCACGGTGGTGGCGCTTGACACGCGGGGCGATGCGGTGCGGCCGAGCTTCCAGCTGCTGTGCTACCCCGTGGTGGACAACCAGATGCATTCGCCGTCGATCCTGCGCTACGCCCAGGGGTTCTTCCTGGAGCGACCGTCGATGGACTGGTGCATCGACCACTACGCGCCGCGCGCCCAGCGCGGGGACAACCGCATGTCCCCGCTGCACGACGACTTGCGCGGCTCACCGCCGGCGTTCATCCAGATCGCTGGCTTCGATCCTTTGCGCGACGAGGGCGAGGCCTATGCCGCCAAGCTGCAGCAATCCGGGACGCCGGCGACGCTGCGCTGCTACCCGGGGCTGATCCATGGTTTTCTGAACCTCGCCGGTGGGGTGGACGAGGCGCGTGAGGCTTTCGAGGAGGCGGTGGAGGCGCTGCGGGTGGGGCTGAGCGCCGCGGCGTTCGCGGCCTCCACACCTGCGCCGTCGGATGTAAGGGCGGTTGCCTCGTCTCGCCGCTGA
- a CDS encoding ABC transporter ATP-binding protein translates to MNLIEFVSVRKSYWLGETEVTALDGVDFTVQRGDFVAITGPSGSGKTTMLNLLGCLDTPSAGEVRVLGQAVSSLDERELDQLRSRSVGLVLQPFDLVPVLTAFENVALPLHLHRLSRTQMQQRTQEALRSVGLERHAGFRPDQLSGGQRQRVAFARALVTRPDLILADEPTARLDSTNALALVELMKQLNAQSGVTFVFSTHDDRLLRHVTRIVDLRDGKLSVTRGARPDDGVASGRYRLLEVV, encoded by the coding sequence ATGAACCTGATTGAATTCGTCTCGGTCCGTAAGTCGTATTGGCTCGGCGAGACCGAAGTGACGGCGCTCGACGGTGTCGACTTCACCGTGCAGCGCGGCGACTTCGTGGCCATCACCGGGCCGAGCGGCAGCGGCAAGACGACCATGCTCAACCTCCTCGGATGCCTCGACACACCGAGTGCCGGCGAGGTGCGGGTGCTGGGTCAGGCGGTCAGTTCGCTGGACGAGCGAGAACTCGACCAGCTGCGCAGCCGCAGCGTGGGGCTGGTCCTGCAGCCCTTCGACCTGGTGCCGGTGCTCACCGCCTTCGAGAACGTCGCCTTGCCGCTGCACCTGCACCGTCTGTCGCGCACGCAGATGCAGCAGCGCACCCAGGAAGCCTTGCGCTCGGTCGGCCTGGAACGGCATGCGGGCTTTCGGCCCGACCAGCTGTCGGGCGGCCAACGCCAGCGGGTCGCGTTTGCGCGGGCGCTGGTAACCCGGCCCGATCTGATCCTCGCCGACGAGCCGACGGCCAGGTTGGACAGCACCAACGCGCTGGCGCTGGTCGAACTGATGAAGCAGCTCAACGCCCAAAGCGGCGTGACCTTCGTGTTCTCGACCCACGACGACCGCCTGCTGCGACACGTGACGCGCATCGTGGACCTGCGCGACGGCAAGCTGTCGGTGACGCGCGGCGCGCGGCCCGACGACGGCGTTGCCTCGGGGCGGTACCGCCTGCTGGAGGTGGTGTGA
- a CDS encoding AMP-binding protein yields MHLDPSPGCVDLLVDRHVRAGLAGRVALIEGGASGRRTVRYGELQRLSVAAARELDIRLAGSRRQQRVALVGSATLETVVYWLGAMRAGHLPFLVHPDLPASQYDMLWRDFDPRLVLADRTSRVAAAEPMTPVEQLADGAQPTSPHLPVSDLAASFDLRPALVLATSGSTGRLKLCVHAHRSFWEFERTVTRRMWGITREDRVLASIGPFFSFGLQGLHAPLSVGATAVMVPQWQQHTEFLDAIEAEAVSVFLAVPTLYHLLTVRARRPYRFDALRLAMSAGERLPPVVRQRWEGWSGTRMLDSIGATETFAPYLSETVFGPPGLQPVDGFRYTEMPHAASEDVPSGTFALGLREGCLMLGYLDADVPGSIASPPTLFETGDLFVRDAAGLRFVSRDSERIKVAGHWVSPQELEAFLLTDKRVLKAAAVPITTPEGLTRLRAYLVTAGGCEDTTVAHDLMKRMQQELHPKALRPDRIEFVADIATTPSGKLKRQELVHLMRQAPSSSGVLLAG; encoded by the coding sequence ATGCATCTCGACCCGAGTCCCGGCTGTGTCGACCTGCTGGTCGACCGCCATGTGCGTGCCGGCCTGGCCGGCCGGGTGGCGCTGATCGAGGGCGGTGCCAGCGGCCGGCGCACCGTGCGCTACGGCGAACTGCAGCGGCTGAGCGTGGCGGCCGCGCGGGAACTCGACATCCGCCTGGCCGGCAGCCGCCGCCAGCAGCGTGTGGCCCTGGTGGGGTCGGCCACACTGGAAACGGTGGTGTACTGGTTGGGCGCCATGCGGGCGGGCCATCTGCCCTTCTTGGTTCATCCCGATCTCCCGGCGTCGCAATACGACATGTTGTGGCGCGATTTCGACCCGCGGCTGGTGCTTGCCGACCGCACCTCTCGGGTCGCGGCCGCCGAGCCGATGACCCCGGTGGAGCAGTTGGCGGACGGCGCGCAACCGACCTCCCCCCACTTGCCGGTGAGCGACCTCGCGGCCAGCTTCGACCTGCGCCCGGCTTTGGTGTTGGCAACGTCGGGCTCGACCGGGCGGCTCAAGCTGTGTGTCCATGCCCACCGCTCGTTCTGGGAGTTCGAGCGCACGGTGACACGCCGGATGTGGGGCATCACCCGAGAAGATCGGGTGCTGGCGAGCATCGGCCCGTTTTTCTCGTTCGGCCTGCAAGGTCTGCATGCGCCGCTCAGTGTTGGCGCCACCGCGGTGATGGTGCCCCAGTGGCAGCAGCACACCGAATTTCTCGACGCCATCGAAGCCGAGGCCGTCAGCGTGTTCCTGGCGGTGCCGACGCTTTATCACCTGCTCACGGTACGCGCGCGGCGCCCCTATCGTTTCGACGCGCTGCGGCTCGCCATGTCGGCCGGCGAACGTTTGCCGCCGGTGGTGCGTCAGCGCTGGGAAGGCTGGTCGGGTACCCGCATGCTCGACTCGATCGGCGCCACCGAAACCTTCGCGCCCTATTTGTCCGAGACCGTTTTCGGGCCGCCCGGCCTGCAGCCAGTGGACGGCTTCCGCTACACCGAGATGCCGCATGCGGCAAGTGAAGACGTACCTTCCGGCACCTTTGCGCTCGGACTGCGCGAAGGATGCTTGATGCTGGGCTACCTCGACGCCGACGTGCCGGGCTCGATCGCGTCGCCGCCCACGCTGTTCGAGACGGGGGACCTGTTCGTGCGCGACGCGGCCGGCCTACGCTTCGTTTCGCGCGACAGCGAGCGCATCAAGGTGGCCGGCCATTGGGTCAGCCCGCAGGAGCTCGAAGCCTTCCTGTTGACCGACAAGCGTGTGCTGAAAGCGGCCGCGGTGCCCATCACCACGCCCGAAGGTCTGACACGGCTGCGAGCCTATCTGGTCACGGCGGGGGGCTGCGAGGACACGACGGTGGCTCACGACCTGATGAAGCGCATGCAACAGGAGCTGCACCCCAAGGCCTTGCGCCCCGATCGGATCGAATTCGTGGCCGACATCGCGACCACGCCGAGCGGCAAGCTCAAGCGGCAGGAACTGGTGCACCTGATGCGGCAGGCCCCGTCCTCATCCGGCGTGCTGCTGGCGGGCTAG
- a CDS encoding TenA family transcriptional regulator — MNLQIETLEATKLALIERTRKHSFLARCRAGTVTLDELKLMLVQQGLYSTYFTRYLCAMMANLPSNQEVLALAENLFEELGLAPDSPRPHYLIYRDMLEHFGLTLERARPLPGTRQLIDAMFANCRDPNPARGLGALCLGAEALVPAVYSDILAGFSACGAQPEELEFFRIHVECDDGHAETIRDIMVQLAAGDNDQIDQMLEAGRHLVDARLAFFSSIETAHHLAWVAAEPEAA; from the coding sequence ATGAACCTGCAAATCGAAACCCTCGAAGCGACCAAGCTCGCATTGATCGAGCGGACACGCAAACATTCCTTTCTTGCACGCTGCCGAGCCGGCACCGTGACGCTGGACGAACTGAAGCTGATGCTGGTCCAGCAGGGCCTCTACAGCACCTACTTCACGCGCTACCTCTGCGCGATGATGGCCAATCTGCCCAGCAACCAGGAGGTGCTGGCGCTGGCGGAAAACCTGTTCGAGGAGCTCGGGCTGGCGCCTGACAGCCCGCGTCCGCACTATTTGATCTATCGCGACATGCTCGAGCACTTCGGCCTCACGCTCGAGAGAGCGCGTCCCTTGCCGGGCACACGCCAGCTGATCGACGCGATGTTCGCCAACTGCCGCGACCCCAACCCGGCCCGCGGCCTGGGGGCCCTGTGCCTTGGCGCCGAGGCCCTGGTGCCAGCGGTTTATTCGGACATCCTTGCGGGCTTCTCGGCGTGCGGTGCCCAACCGGAAGAACTGGAGTTCTTCCGCATCCATGTCGAGTGCGACGACGGCCATGCCGAGACCATCCGCGACATCATGGTGCAGCTCGCCGCCGGCGACAATGACCAGATCGACCAGATGCTCGAAGCTGGACGTCATCTGGTCGACGCCCGGCTCGCCTTCTTCAGCTCGATCGAGACCGCCCACCACCTGGCTTGGGTGGCGGCAGAGCCTGAGGCGGCATGA
- a CDS encoding FtsX-like permease family protein codes for MWPVALRNLCRDRRRTLATTMALAVWLLAMLLLLGYMRFFEGALADAVTDRDAHAHCIKLFQAGFAFTGVLVFVIASTIVRHAVAMNVFDRVREIGMLRAMGFSRHAIAGLFVKESLLTTLMAALLAMASGYLVTCAIGYAGLRIQLPWRAEPVTVALDLPLPWALGSVTLVMLGIAAVACATARRRVGAAVRAARGAAPLTRLLSAVAWMLMGTAVTAVQADETSVAHHNATLHAAQGECLAAHPLRATGSPSERSCSVLLI; via the coding sequence ATGTGGCCGGTCGCTCTCCGCAACCTCTGTCGCGACCGGCGCCGCACGCTGGCCACCACGATGGCCTTGGCCGTGTGGCTGCTCGCGATGCTGCTGCTCCTGGGCTACATGCGCTTCTTCGAGGGTGCGCTGGCGGACGCGGTGACCGACCGAGACGCCCATGCGCATTGCATAAAGTTGTTCCAGGCCGGGTTTGCCTTCACCGGCGTGCTGGTGTTCGTGATCGCCTCGACCATCGTCCGGCACGCGGTGGCGATGAATGTCTTCGACCGGGTGCGCGAGATCGGCATGTTGCGCGCCATGGGCTTCAGTCGCCACGCCATTGCCGGCCTGTTCGTCAAAGAGAGCCTGCTGACGACGTTGATGGCCGCACTCCTCGCCATGGCATCGGGCTACCTCGTGACCTGCGCAATCGGCTATGCCGGCCTGCGCATCCAGCTGCCATGGCGTGCCGAGCCGGTGACGGTGGCTCTCGATCTGCCGCTGCCGTGGGCGCTGGGCAGCGTCACGCTGGTGATGCTGGGCATCGCCGCGGTCGCGTGTGCCACGGCGCGGCGCCGTGTCGGGGCCGCGGTGCGCGCCGCGCGCGGCGCTGCGCCGTTGACGCGCTTGCTGTCGGCGGTCGCGTGGATGCTGATGGGCACCGCGGTGACGGCGGTGCAGGCCGACGAGACCAGCGTCGCGCACCACAACGCCACGCTGCATGCTGCGCAAGGCGAATGCCTCGCGGCGCACCCCCTGCGTGCCACCGGCAGCCCCTCCGAGCGCTCGTGCTCGGTTCTGTTGATCTGA
- a CDS encoding class I fructose-bisphosphate aldolase, translating into MTEMARKRRWERFVDRASGKALIVPMDHGLTFGPIPGLNRTDDVLRWLTPEVVTGVVLHKGYAERLGGVPGCGLMIHLNGALGWGDTPDVKHRVTSVEAALRLGADAVSVQTDFLPATASHNLRLVGEVVDEAHAYGVPVLAMVYDKSPVVEGALGRLRHVMRAMVELGIDVLKVTAPADLSNIPELIDGIQPHTPVLFAGGALVEEQALMELGSAVVRYGAGGMCVGRNVFQRANPRATMERLLQLLRAGMPALDFKRLASIGPAEMVR; encoded by the coding sequence ATGACCGAAATGGCACGCAAGAGGCGCTGGGAGCGCTTCGTGGACCGCGCGTCGGGCAAGGCGCTGATCGTTCCGATGGACCATGGCCTCACGTTCGGGCCCATTCCCGGGCTCAACCGCACCGACGACGTGTTGCGCTGGCTGACGCCCGAGGTGGTGACCGGCGTGGTGCTGCACAAGGGTTACGCCGAGCGCCTCGGTGGTGTGCCGGGCTGCGGCCTGATGATCCACCTCAACGGCGCGCTGGGCTGGGGCGATACGCCGGATGTGAAGCACCGGGTCACCAGCGTCGAGGCGGCGTTACGCCTGGGCGCCGACGCCGTCTCGGTGCAAACCGATTTCTTGCCGGCGACCGCTTCGCACAACCTGCGCCTGGTCGGCGAGGTGGTCGACGAAGCGCACGCCTATGGTGTGCCGGTGCTGGCCATGGTCTACGACAAGTCGCCGGTCGTCGAAGGGGCTTTGGGCCGGCTGCGCCATGTCATGCGGGCGATGGTCGAGCTGGGCATCGATGTGCTCAAGGTGACCGCGCCAGCCGACCTGTCGAACATTCCCGAGCTGATCGACGGCATCCAGCCGCACACTCCAGTGCTGTTCGCCGGCGGTGCGCTGGTCGAAGAGCAAGCGCTGATGGAGTTGGGCAGTGCGGTGGTGCGCTACGGCGCCGGCGGCATGTGCGTCGGGCGCAACGTATTCCAGCGCGCCAACCCGCGCGCCACGATGGAACGTTTGCTGCAACTGTTGCGCGCCGGCATGCCCGCGCTCGACTTCAAGCGGCTCGCGTCGATCGGCCCGGCGGAAATGGTCCGCTGA
- a CDS encoding aldolase, giving the protein MADTLTMQKDELIERAKAQMQQHLTAPTWSLREKVALTCRILFAQGHDSGLAGQITARAEVPGHYYTQRLGLGFDEITASNLLLVDEDLQVLEGDGMANPANRFHSWIYRARPDVRCIVHTHPLHISALSMLERPLQVSHMDTCVLFDDIAFLARWPGVPVGNSEGEIISGVLGDKRAALLAHHGLVVACTSVEEACLLAIQCERAARLQLLAEAAGTVQPLDPELAREAHDWVLQEKRSQAGFAYHARRILRETPGGVEHPLS; this is encoded by the coding sequence ATGGCAGACACACTGACGATGCAAAAAGACGAACTGATCGAACGGGCCAAAGCGCAGATGCAGCAGCATCTGACAGCGCCGACGTGGTCGCTGCGGGAGAAAGTGGCGCTCACCTGTCGCATCCTGTTCGCGCAAGGCCACGACTCCGGGTTGGCCGGGCAGATCACCGCCCGCGCCGAGGTGCCCGGTCACTACTACACACAGCGACTCGGGCTGGGCTTCGACGAGATCACCGCGTCCAATCTGCTGCTGGTCGACGAAGACCTGCAGGTGCTCGAAGGCGACGGCATGGCCAACCCGGCCAACCGCTTCCACAGCTGGATCTACCGTGCACGGCCGGACGTGCGGTGTATCGTCCACACCCACCCGCTGCACATCAGTGCGTTGTCGATGCTCGAGAGGCCCCTGCAGGTGTCGCACATGGACACCTGCGTGCTGTTCGACGACATCGCCTTCCTCGCGCGTTGGCCGGGGGTGCCGGTGGGCAACAGCGAAGGCGAGATCATCTCGGGCGTGCTGGGCGACAAACGTGCGGCCTTGCTGGCCCACCATGGCCTGGTGGTGGCCTGCACCTCGGTCGAAGAAGCCTGTTTGCTCGCAATTCAATGTGAACGTGCTGCTCGCCTGCAGTTGCTGGCCGAGGCCGCCGGCACGGTGCAGCCCCTCGACCCGGAGCTGGCGCGCGAGGCGCACGACTGGGTGCTCCAGGAGAAACGCTCGCAGGCCGGCTTTGCCTACCATGCACGCCGCATCCTGCGCGAAACACCGGGTGGTGTCGAACATCCGCTGTCCTAG
- a CDS encoding autoinducer binding domain-containing protein, producing the protein MQSQEQVLRVLPDLLTAGSTDQVKELCQRYIGAMGFDSFLILVHAPAVGSDPEHLITTTYPEAWIERYHRAQWWHHDPVIRHCASSPVPLVWHRERFQETQTRHLFEESSAYGVATGVASALRGINSGQKMMMSVACDAHVDSKTEAWLSAVTPSVHLLAAYAYEALCRTQESGGSEAPVVNLTERERECLRWAAAGKTSWETSQILSCSEATVNFHLRNVIQKLSASNRRQAVARALSLGLIHV; encoded by the coding sequence ATGCAATCTCAGGAACAGGTCCTCCGGGTACTGCCCGACCTGTTGACCGCGGGCAGCACCGACCAGGTGAAGGAGCTTTGCCAACGCTACATCGGCGCGATGGGATTCGATTCGTTCTTGATCCTGGTGCACGCACCAGCGGTCGGTTCCGACCCCGAGCACCTCATCACCACCACCTACCCCGAGGCCTGGATCGAGCGATACCACCGCGCGCAGTGGTGGCACCACGACCCTGTCATACGGCACTGCGCCAGCTCCCCGGTGCCACTGGTATGGCACCGGGAGCGTTTTCAGGAAACCCAGACGCGGCACCTGTTCGAGGAGTCGTCCGCCTACGGCGTCGCCACCGGCGTGGCCTCCGCACTGCGTGGCATCAACAGCGGCCAGAAGATGATGATGTCGGTCGCCTGCGATGCGCATGTCGACTCCAAGACCGAAGCTTGGTTGTCCGCTGTGACCCCCTCGGTGCACCTGCTGGCCGCTTATGCCTACGAGGCCTTGTGCCGCACGCAAGAGTCGGGGGGCAGCGAGGCGCCGGTGGTGAACCTGACCGAGCGCGAGCGCGAATGCCTGCGCTGGGCGGCGGCAGGCAAGACCTCCTGGGAGACCTCGCAGATCCTCAGCTGCTCGGAAGCCACCGTGAACTTCCATCTGCGCAACGTGATCCAGAAGTTGAGCGCCTCCAACCGACGCCAGGCCGTGGCCCGCGCGTTGTCGCTGGGCCTGATCCATGTCTGA